In Anopheles gambiae chromosome 2, idAnoGambNW_F1_1, whole genome shotgun sequence, a single window of DNA contains:
- the LOC1273258 gene encoding uncharacterized protein LOC1273258 isoform X3, whose product MLMRSGIERSGSREQRDQQQDWVMMSPLWTARYDYEAQGDDELSLRVGQIVYVLSTDSSISGDEGWWTGKIGDRVGIFPSNFVTNEDPAVLKVQPVEIQYHELDLKEVIGVGGFSKVHRAFLNGEEVAVKASRQDDEFEVARQNVLQEAKLFWSLKHPNIVSLKGVCLDPKTLCLVMEYARGGSLNKILAGRKIPPNVLVDWAIQIARGMKYLHCEAPISVIHRDLKSSNVLISESIQHGHLLNKTLKITDFGLAREAYRTTRMSAAGTFAWMPPEVIKSGTYSKASDVWSYGVLLWELLTGETPYKGFDSLSVAYGVAVNTLALPIPKTCPESWGKLMKSCWEIDPHRRPSFKDIEKDLDIIARSGFAQTPHESFHTMQDGWKKEIAEVLQELRKKEKAFKSFEEELRSKEEELTRVQQEQRYKEENLAKREQELHAREIELLGRELKILINQNTPTPKKRKGKFSKSRIKLIKKAPGQISLPSDFRHTITIQHTAIRDERQRIDTPPGSPATRLRTIVYYDTDEAWYAASLGAGPCTDVSTLSVAPLCSSLNRYGTLPSTVPMPTLYASEGQRKPKLSIIELVLYNMASMLASIASGYDVRVSNVTPLHPRLHPGPLQPYESYSQPVSPYHHHRHQLPPMVDPHALQLEGMVRLDGMPPSLPPAPHTVDNALSQEAYEEELAQQAQDDRLYAQHSTPYQETPERQRPRKVHTQSTSPRQDERALKYTDSPQHYLPSTMSTTSGLGSNYTPSGPSSSFSVGAGTQPPTPSPRRKSSAASFMDFGDLPEERESRAGLYIPGEYDGYTQHNPIFTAGTRGATSSYIGSHYFPYRPAINFAFERETKSYGGEPVYEDHHYDSASYHDYAYEGPAGGPSGTASARATGTRVPTMGISAAGHRRTHSSISSTLHSSNVNQGFHMEGDEMDGAGTRLIDDVTYKLGDLYLPGGGTDAASRLPAPSTAKLHESPLPAAFHASSRMHQYENVPNFFRRQSSLQQAHYSPSSAHSGHLSGDFMSGGAIPEPEERPYTVLGLTEHGADGGLLSSSLRPQTKLRSSMKKYTHSHPTHQQATASAGGQGKYGAGYGMHGTTSATNQTPPDSLTSDDSSYLSAKDNSSSISSQSRVRFTPEIVLDVDSPLQSPTCYTGGAAAGAAAASSGHGLKDRRSSSSGSTMLTATPGSGASSTSISGRRSNACDTSQS is encoded by the exons ATGTTGATGCGGTCGGGGATAGAGCGGTCGGGCAGCCGGGAGCAGCGGGACCAGCAGCAGGACTGGGTGATGATGTCGCCCCTGTGGACGGCCCGCTACGACTACGAGGCGCAGGGCGACGACGAGCTGTCGCTCCGGGTGGGCCAGATCGTGTACGTGCTGTCGACCGACAGCAGCATCTCGGGCGACGAGGGCTGGTGGACGGGCAAGATCGGGGACCGGGTGGGCATCTTTCCGTCGAACTTTGTCACGAACGAGGACCCGGCGGTGCTGAAGGTGCAGCCGGTCGAGATCCAGTACCACGAGCTCGACCTGAAGGAGGTGATCGGCGTCGGGGGCTTCAGCAAGGTGCACCGCGCCTTCCTGAACGGGGAGGAGGTGGCGGTGAAAGCGTCCCGGCAGGACGACGAGTTCGAGGTGGCGCGGCAGAACGTGCTGCAGGAGGCGAAGCTGTTCTGGTCGCTCAAGCATCCGAACATCGTGTCGCTCAAGGGCGTCTGTCTCGATCCGAAAACGCTCTGCCTGGTGATGGAGTACGCGCGGGGCGGCTCGCTCAACAAGATACTGGCGGGGCGGAAGATACCACCGAACGTGCTGGTCGACTGGGCGATCCAGATCGCGCGCGGTATGAAGTATCTGCACTGCGAGGCGCCAATCTCCGTCATCCATCGCGATTTGAAGAGCTCGAACg TACTGATCAGCGAATCGATCCAGCACGGTCATCTGCTCAACAAAACGCTCAAAATCACCGACTTCGGGCTGGCCCGAGAGGCGTACCGGACTACTCGAATGTCGGCAGCCGGCACCTTCGCCTGGATGCCACCGGAGGTGATCAAATCGGGAACGTACTCCAA AGCGTCCGATGTGTGGAGCTACGGGGTGCTGCTGTGGGAATTGCTCACCGGGGAAACTCCCTACAAGGGCTTCGACTCGCTGTCGGTAGCGTACGGTGTGGCGGTGAATACGCTCGCCTTACCGATCCCGAAAACCTGCCCCGAATCATGGGGCAAACTGATGAAAT CCTGCTGGGAGATCGATCCACACCGTAGGCCTTCGTTTAAGGATATTGAAAAGGATCTGGACATCATTGCGCGGTCCGGCTTTGCTCAAACGCCCCACGAATCATTCCACACGATGCAGGACGGCTGGAAAAAGGAAATCGCGGAAGTGTTGCAAGAATTgcgtaaaaaagaaaag GCATTTAAATCTTTTGAGGAG GAACTACGCAGCAAAGAGGAGGAACTGACGCGAGTTCAGCAAGAGCAGCGCTACAAGGAGGAAAATCTTGCAAAGCGAGAGCAGGAGCTGCACGCGCGGGAAATCGAGCTGCTGGGCCGTGAGCTGAAAATTCTAATCAATCAAAATACTCCTACCCCGAAGAAGCGGAAGGGGAAATTTAGCAAAAGTAGAATCAAG CTGATTAAAAAAGCACCGGGTCAAATTTCGTTGCCATCGGATTTTCGTCACACGATCACGATACAGCATACGGCCATACGCGATGAGCGGCAGCGGATCGACACGCCGCCCGGGTCGCCCGCCACCCGGCTGCGCACGATTGTGT ATTATGATACCGACGAAGCGTGGTACGCGGCCAGCCTGGGCGCCGGGCCCTGTACCGACGTGTCAACGCTGAGCGTGGCGCCGCTCTGCTCTAGTCTGAATCGGTACGGCACGCTGCCGAGCACGGTGCCGATGCCGACGCTGTACGCTTCCGAGGGCCAGCGCAAGCCGAAGCTTTCCATCATCGAGCTCGTGCTGTACAACATGGCCTCGATGCTGGCCAGCATTGCTTCCGGGTACGATGTGCGTGTGTCGAACGTAACGCCGCTCCATCCGCGGCTACACCCGGGACCGTTGCAACCGTACGAATCGTACTCCCAGCCCGTGAGTccgtaccaccaccatcggcaCCAGCTGCCGCCAATGGTAGACCCACATGCGCTGCAGCTCGAAGGTATGGTACGGTTGGACGGGATGCCGCCATCTTTACCACCCGCGCCACACACGGTGGACAACGCACTGAGCCAGGAGGCGTACGAGGAGGAGCTGGCTCAACAAGCTCAGGATGATAGACTTTAcgcacaacacagcacaccgTACCAGGAGACGCCGGAGAGACAGCGGCCGAG GAAGGTGCATACTCAATCGACCAGCCCAAGACAGGACGAGCGGGCGCTGAAGTACACGGACTCACCGCAACACTATCTACCATCGACGATGTCGACGACGAGCGGGCTCGGCTCGAACTACACGCCCTCGGGACCCAGCTCGTCCTTCAGCGTGGGAGCGGGAACGCAACCGCCAACGCCTTCGCCCCGCCGAAAGTCTAGCGCCGCGTCGTTCATGGATTTTGGTGATCTGCCGGAAGAGCGCGAAAGTAGAGCGGGCCTCTACATACCGGGCGAGTACGACGGGTACACGCAGCACAATCCAATCTTTACCGCGGGTACGCGCGGTGCCACTAGTAGCTACATCG GATCCCATTATTTCCCCTACCGGCCGGCGATAAACTTTGCGTTCGAGCGCGAAACGAAATCGTACGGCGGGGAACCGGTGTACGAAGACCATCACTACGACAGTGCCTCGTACCATGATTACGCGTACGAAGGTCCCGCCGGGGGACCGTCGGGAACGGCCAGCGCTAGAGCAACGGGTACGCGCGTCCCAACGATGGGCATCAGTGCGGCGGGCCATCGCCGGACGCACTCCAGCATTTCCAGCACGCTGCACAGTAGCAACGTTAACCAAGGGTTTCACATGGAGGGCGATGAGATGGACGGTGCCGGAACACGCCTGATTGATGACGTGACGTACAAGCTGGGCGATCTCTACCTGCCCGGAGGCGGTACGGATGCGGCTAGCCGCTTACCGGCACCGAGCACCGCGAAGCTGCACGAATCTCCCCTGCCTGCTGCCTTTCATGCGTCGAGCCGAATGCATCAGTACGAGAACGTGCCCAACTTCTTCCGGCGGCAATCGAGCCTGCAGCAGGCGCACTACTCCCCCAGCAGTGCGCACAGTGGACATCTGTCCGGCGATTTTATGTCCGGTGGTGCAATCCCGGAGCCGGAGGAGCGTCCGTACACGGTGCTGGGGCTGACGGAGCACGGTGCCGACGGTGGATTGCTGTCCAGCAGCTTAAGACCCCAAACGAAGTTGCGCTCCAGCATGAAGAAGTACACGCACTCACATCCGACGCATCAGCAGGCCACCGCGTCAGCTGGCGGGCAGGGTAAGTACGGGGCGGGCTACGGTATGCACGGGACGACCAGCGCCACGAACCAAACACCGCCCGACAGTCTCACCAGCGACGACAGCTCGTACCTGAGCGCGAAGGACAACTCGTCCTCGATTTCCTCGCAAAGCCGGGTGCGCTTTACGCCGGAAATTGTGCTCGACGTGGACTCGCCGCTCCAGTCGCCGACGTGCTACACGggcggagctgctgctggggctgCGGCTGCCTCGTCCGGCCATGGCTTAAAGGACAGACGCAGCTCCTCCTCCGGCAGCACGATGCTAACGGCAACGCCCGGTTCGGGCGCGTCCTCGACGTCTATTTCGGGCCGGCGGTCGAATGCCTGCGACACGAGCCAATCCTAG
- the LOC1273258 gene encoding mitogen-activated protein kinase kinase kinase isoform X4 — MLMRSGIERSGSREQRDQQQDWVMMSPLWTARYDYEAQGDDELSLRVGQIVYVLSTDSSISGDEGWWTGKIGDRVGIFPSNFVTNEDPAVLKVQPVEIQYHELDLKEVIGVGGFSKVHRAFLNGEEVAVKASRQDDEFEVARQNVLQEAKLFWSLKHPNIVSLKGVCLDPKTLCLVMEYARGGSLNKILAGRKIPPNVLVDWAIQIARGMKYLHCEAPISVIHRDLKSSNVLISESIQHGHLLNKTLKITDFGLAREAYRTTRMSAAGTFAWMPPEVIKSGTYSKASDVWSYGVLLWELLTGETPYKGFDSLSVAYGVAVNTLALPIPKTCPESWGKLMKSCWEIDPHRRPSFKDIEKDLDIIARSGFAQTPHESFHTMQDGWKKEIAEVLQELRKKEKELRSKEEELTRVQQEQRYKEENLAKREQELHAREIELLGRELKILINQNTPTPKKRKGKFSKSRIKLIKKAPGQISLPSDFRHTITIQHTAIRDERQRIDTPPGSPATRLRTIVFPGDVIKGKTWGPSTLHQRERSHLPTMRPSARPQQFSKSAPNLDKSRATALSASSSRHEILGKSHDDGLHTIEANRNYSRTNTTTTCTSNDVMNSNINRNRMHNTFQHYHTTVPRTVDSNSGVCSSNRSNHSPHSNPHHPHHNHAADSGRAHSEASVLAAQQDVVEYDRVFYNNLQKSIEDIFSRKESEANELEWTHSSAGSGGGGYDNASSYRMSGSRSSDNLTSYWVGNDWTRSKFKRENYLVGARASNEAAGTDGTDSVGDSRSSTVSTAETRSVGQLQESFGNLELSGSDGVGGDSTDRASREREEIFGSPHHQHQPPNELISSSRKSSVVTFRSDVDVHCSDYEPIAGSNLLWPPCAGAANASPTLNGESVESATGGGGGGGGGGGRPHDNLRHKLGRTKKKLKLSHLLPFKRNKASAADRSEAMNKTRRLVHHTNSIYLKRPTTANSSTTTEQDTLLLIDGGDAGGVENESPYAMIRRTDNYLIVQSNESYLSSMRRPSGSQN, encoded by the exons ATGTTGATGCGGTCGGGGATAGAGCGGTCGGGCAGCCGGGAGCAGCGGGACCAGCAGCAGGACTGGGTGATGATGTCGCCCCTGTGGACGGCCCGCTACGACTACGAGGCGCAGGGCGACGACGAGCTGTCGCTCCGGGTGGGCCAGATCGTGTACGTGCTGTCGACCGACAGCAGCATCTCGGGCGACGAGGGCTGGTGGACGGGCAAGATCGGGGACCGGGTGGGCATCTTTCCGTCGAACTTTGTCACGAACGAGGACCCGGCGGTGCTGAAGGTGCAGCCGGTCGAGATCCAGTACCACGAGCTCGACCTGAAGGAGGTGATCGGCGTCGGGGGCTTCAGCAAGGTGCACCGCGCCTTCCTGAACGGGGAGGAGGTGGCGGTGAAAGCGTCCCGGCAGGACGACGAGTTCGAGGTGGCGCGGCAGAACGTGCTGCAGGAGGCGAAGCTGTTCTGGTCGCTCAAGCATCCGAACATCGTGTCGCTCAAGGGCGTCTGTCTCGATCCGAAAACGCTCTGCCTGGTGATGGAGTACGCGCGGGGCGGCTCGCTCAACAAGATACTGGCGGGGCGGAAGATACCACCGAACGTGCTGGTCGACTGGGCGATCCAGATCGCGCGCGGTATGAAGTATCTGCACTGCGAGGCGCCAATCTCCGTCATCCATCGCGATTTGAAGAGCTCGAACg TACTGATCAGCGAATCGATCCAGCACGGTCATCTGCTCAACAAAACGCTCAAAATCACCGACTTCGGGCTGGCCCGAGAGGCGTACCGGACTACTCGAATGTCGGCAGCCGGCACCTTCGCCTGGATGCCACCGGAGGTGATCAAATCGGGAACGTACTCCAA AGCGTCCGATGTGTGGAGCTACGGGGTGCTGCTGTGGGAATTGCTCACCGGGGAAACTCCCTACAAGGGCTTCGACTCGCTGTCGGTAGCGTACGGTGTGGCGGTGAATACGCTCGCCTTACCGATCCCGAAAACCTGCCCCGAATCATGGGGCAAACTGATGAAAT CCTGCTGGGAGATCGATCCACACCGTAGGCCTTCGTTTAAGGATATTGAAAAGGATCTGGACATCATTGCGCGGTCCGGCTTTGCTCAAACGCCCCACGAATCATTCCACACGATGCAGGACGGCTGGAAAAAGGAAATCGCGGAAGTGTTGCAAGAATTgcgtaaaaaagaaaag GAACTACGCAGCAAAGAGGAGGAACTGACGCGAGTTCAGCAAGAGCAGCGCTACAAGGAGGAAAATCTTGCAAAGCGAGAGCAGGAGCTGCACGCGCGGGAAATCGAGCTGCTGGGCCGTGAGCTGAAAATTCTAATCAATCAAAATACTCCTACCCCGAAGAAGCGGAAGGGGAAATTTAGCAAAAGTAGAATCAAG CTGATTAAAAAAGCACCGGGTCAAATTTCGTTGCCATCGGATTTTCGTCACACGATCACGATACAGCATACGGCCATACGCGATGAGCGGCAGCGGATCGACACGCCGCCCGGGTCGCCCGCCACCCGGCTGCGCACGATTGTGT TTCCGGGCGATGTAATCAAGGGTAAGACCTGGGGCCCATCGACGCTGCACCAGCGGGAGCGGAGCCACTTGCCGACGATGCGACCGAGCGCCCGACCGCAACAGTTCAGCAAGAGTGCCCCGAACCTGGACAAGTCCCGTGCGACCGCGCTGTCCGCTAGCTCGTCGCGGCACGAGATCCTAGGTAAAAGTCACGACGATGGTCTGCACACCATCGAAGCCAACCGTAACTATAGCCGTAccaatactactactacctgTACTAGTAACGATGTAATGAATAGCAATATTAATCGTAACCGTATGCATAATACCTTCCAACACTACCACACCACCGTACCCCGTACTGTCGATAGCAACAGCGGTGTCTGTAGTAGCAATAGAAGTAATCATTCGCCACACAGTAAtcctcatcatcctcatcataaTCACGCGGCGGACAGTGGTAGGGCACATTCGGAGGCGTCGGTGCTAGCGGCCCAGCAGGACGTGGTCGAGTACGATCGCGTCTTCTACAACAATCTGCAAAAAAGCATCGAGGACATTTTCTCGCGCAAGGAAAGTGAAGCGAACGAGCTGGAGTGGACGCACTCCTCGGCCGGGTCCGGCGGCGGCGGGTACGATAACGCGAGCTCGTACCGCATGTCCGGCTCCCGGTCGAGCGACAACTTGACGTCGTACTGGGTCGGTAACGATTGGACCCGGTCGAAGTTTAAGCGGGAAAACTATCTGGTCGGTGCGCGGGCGTCGAACGAGGCGGCCGGCACGGACGGCACGGATAGTGTGGGAGACAGTCGTAGCAGTACGGTCAGTACGGCCGAAACGCGTAGCGTTGGCCAGCTGCAGGAGTCGTTCGGTAATTTAGAGCTGAGCGGTAGTGACGGTGTGGGCGGTGATTCCACTGACCGGGCTAGCCGGGAGCGGGAGGAAATATTTGGCAGCCCTCATCACCAACACCAGCCGCCGAATGAGTTGATTTCTTCATCACGCAAAAGCTCGGTCGTTACGTTCCGGTCCGATGTGGATGTGCACTGTTCGGACTATGAACCGATCGCCGGCTCGAATCTGCTGTGGCCTCCGTGCGCAGGTGCAGCCAATGCATCACCGACACTGAACGGCGAAAGTGTGGAGTCAGCCactggcggcggtggtggtggtggtggtggcggtggccgtCCGCACGACAACCTCCGCCATAAGCTGGGCCGTACGAAGAAGAAACTAAAGCTAAGCCACCTGCTACCGTTTAAGCGCAACAAGGCTAGCGCGGCGGATCGAAGCGAAGCGATGAATAAAACGCGCCGGCTCGTCCACCACACCAACAGTATTTATCTGAAGCGTCCGACGACGGCGAACAGCAGCACGACCACCGAACAggacacgctgctgctgatcgatgGTGGCGATGCGGGCGGGGTGGAGAATGAGTCCCCGTACGCCATGATCCGGCGCACAGATAACTATTTGATTGTGCAGAGCAATGAAAGCTATCTGAGCTCGATGCGGCGCCCTAGTGGTTCGCAGAACTGA